Within the Arachis duranensis cultivar V14167 chromosome 10, aradu.V14167.gnm2.J7QH, whole genome shotgun sequence genome, the region AACTCAACAAATCTGAAATACGGTTAAATAGAAGGAGGACAGAGAAGTTTCTTACAGCACTTGCAAGCTAGTTACTTTTCCAAGTGCAGATGGAATAGCTCCACGAATGCTGTTTCCACTCAAGTTTCTGTGGTGCATATAGAAAATAAGCATGAGGAATAGAAGAGATGCTGTTACTTCTTTCTATTTCTTATTAAGTTGTGAGTTAAAGTAAGGAAAAATATAAAGGTCCGACAAATTATTCAAAGATCAATCGGACTTGTTATTTAATTGCCACCAGTACAATTTGCATAGTTTATACATCCGATATTTACACatgttacttttttaaaaaaagaattgtattgaaataaatattagGGTACACAATAACTTTGCCTTAAACGCAAAATAATCTGCTTATAACTCACAGGGTTTGTAGATTGTGTAGTCTGGATATGTCATCTGGCAAGAAGCCCTTTAGACCTTGATTGTCAAGATCACTGTTCATCAACAGAAACAGCatgaaataacaaataatattgGGATTAAATATTCATTTTGAGTTTTCAACACGAACATAATGGCTTCATGCCCTAGTGGTACAAACTTCTTTGTCAAGTGCAGAGTGGAGTTGATATGGACATTCAATGGAACATAGAAAGGGATGTTTTCATAAACCAAACCAAAGCAAAGCAAAGCAAACCAAAACTTAAACTTCCCAAATGATTTAAGAAAACGTTGtctgaaaaccaaaataaattaacagGATCTGATTGTAAGTTTTCTGTGAGCAGAGACACCTATAACCATTGGCTTCTAATTTGTTACTTAAGGAGCTATGTGGTAAAGGggggaaaaaaagaaatgatatTTGGTTTTgtaacaagaaagaaaagactGCATGGAATAAGCAGGTAACCATTAAGTCAAGATGGCACTAAATGGTCTGCACAACAAAATGTATAATAAAAACCTAAGATTAAGGATAATAAGAAATTACAGTCCATCAATGAGCCATTTGCTGCTACTTTTGTTTAGCTGGCAGTCTGCTCCAATCCATGGATGTTGTTGAGGAACACAAGGATCACCATTCCACCCAAACCTGGGAGGAAGCCCCAAAGCCTTCTTCAATGTTTGTAAAGCCTTAACTagaataaaagaacaatgatCAACTAGCAAAACTTTAAAAGACTTGATTCACCATAAACTAAATTCACAATTATTAATAGTGCATAAAATTggagaaaagtaaatgaaataGCATTATAAAGAAATACTAAGCTTGAACATTTCCTGACAAGCAGATACCCAAAGAATGACAATAGCAATATAGGAGCACTAGGATGAGAAagatactaaaataaattattggcAATGTGTCTTATATTAGGTAGTACCAGCACATAGGACCTAAACCAATTCCATGATGCAATCTGAATTAGTAAAACACCCAAAAAATTGAACGACTTCagatttattgattaattagaccaaaaagaaataaagaaagaaaccaGGGAACTGTATAATTTTGCATCACTAAAAAATACAGGTCCTAGCTATGTGTTATGTTATTGCTAACTTGCCAAGGAAAAACCTAAGACAAATCCTGAATGCATATGAGAGGCCATACAGAAACATTCAAGTCTAGTCCAAAAATGAACCACATTTTAATCAATAGCACACATTATTAAGATGAACATTAGCCATAATCATATGCAACTATAATCAGGGTCAGGGTCAGCATTTGTACCTTCATCTGATAGTGTTCTTGACTCAGCTGCTATAACCTCAAATATCTCAATGGCATTGATTATGGCAACACTTCCATGTTTTGGGCTAAAAGTTATTGTCAGAGTCCTCCCATTAACAGAAACAGTTGTGTTAAGCACCAGGGCAGTATATTGGGCACCACTCATTTTCACAATATCAACATTTTCAAAGGTAACAACATCATTTATTATAATATCAAAGACCCTTTGACCTATAGCATTGATGGACTTATCAATCTCTGCAAAATGTAACCAAACGGAATAGTTTTTGTTGGGATCCACATCCAATGCATATGTTAAATCAGGCTGGCTACTGGTACTAACAAGCGCCGATCGATAGAGAGTTTCTGGATAAAAGTTTGGTGAATGTGAAGCCTGTTTGATTCTAGTTTCAACAGATCTAGGTTGATCAGAATCCTGACCAAACGTTTTAATGTGTTGCCAAAATCTGTCCCCTCCCCAGGGATCTGCACCATAATCTATGCCAAACTTTGACTGCCCAAAACCACAACTCAGTCTTTTAACTGTTCTAAGGATTATGCCTTGACTCCACTGTGGTCCAAAATCATAAGCTTTGTCATCAATTTGAAGAATCTCAATTGAAATGATAGCTGGATCTCCATGACCTGTGCTATGGAAACAGATTAAGGCTGACCGATCCATAAAAAACACTTGGGCTTCCGTAAAAGCTTGATCATCCTGTTGAGTCCAACCTGACTTCAAGGAATATATTTGGGTTCCTTGAATAGAGATATCAAATAGTGGTTCATTGGTAGCTCTTGGTTGTGCAACTAGTCCAAAAAATATCCTCACTGAGTAGTGCCCCTTTGGTACTCTATTAAAGTTGTAACAATTTGAAGGACCTTCAGACAAAGGGAAATAGCGAAGTGTTTTGAGGGGAGGGGTAATGTAACTTGTTGTAGTTGCATTGGCTGGTATGCCACCCGTATATCCAAAGTCTTTATACCAAAGGGTAGTGGTTGGTTTTGTTTGAACATTTTGTCGAGCCCCACAGTTGATGCGCATAACATATGGCCCTGCAATGAACATGAAGTTACATGGATTTCAACCAAATCAAAGGTGGAAAATATCCACACCAAGTCGAGAAAATCCTAATACACTGGCATATGCAAGCAATCATGCCACTTTTGTCCACACTAAGATTCACCAAGAAAACAGCAACATGGACTCTCTATTTAGCTTGTAATTAAATTACACTGACAAACTGTAAAATCAAATCCACTGGAATTGAGTTGTTGATCAATCAAATAATGCAATGGTTCATGCAAGTAATATTAACAAAGCAAGTTCCATGGATCATGATAGAGCGAACTATTCAGtttattaaagagaaaaaaaaaaagaaaggagttaAACAAAACTTAGTTTGTTCCAGAGTTTGGACAATCGACTACTTCTATTCTAAGTTCTAACATCCATTTACTAAATACTAAACCTTCACTAAAGGCAAAAATGGCAAGTTATAGAGACTAATTTGACAGTACCAACGAAATTTCCTTTCGTTTTCTTATTGAAGTTATTCCTCATCTCTCACATGATTAATACCCAAAAAGTTGCATAGTTTTgcctttatttatctttttctatatacCAAAATCTGAGGCGCAAGATGGAATCCTATGTCACCCCCTCATTCCTCAGATTCAACTATCTATCCAATCGTGAATCCTAGATATACAACTCATGAACTCAATCAAAATCTAAAAACGAAATTCAAAAGAAGCAATGCTTAAAAATCCTAACGAATCAGTGTCTCTTCTTCCACTTCAATTAAGATTCACAAGCGAGGGGGAACAAAAGGCGAAGCTGACCTCGTTGAGCTGCACGCGCAGTAACTGCAAAGCAAAGAATGAGCATCCATAGCAGAATAAATCGCAGCATTCTGAAGTGAGAACTGAGAAACGAGAGaagctttcttcttcttcgtcgtCTTCGTCTTCGTAATTCTtcccctctctttctctctcttacaTCACTTCGATTtcagtttctagagagagaaagagagaaatggTTGGAGTTGTGTGCAGTTAAGTTAACAGCGGTAAGCAAACAATTCTTGTTACTTACTCCACTCTACTAATCAAATCTTCTTCCTCTCGATGAAGCTGAAGCTCAATGCTGATGCTTTCGGGAACACTTGTCACCCTGCTGCTCAGCCTTATCACACTCGCTGCACCTGCGCTCAACGGTATCTGCATCTCATAATAATGATTTTAATTAAAGTAACGGTTGTGCTGATTTTATTATCACGGTGTTTGTTGTAGGGTTTAAATgttatttacttaattaattaacttaggttgattgaatttaaattttgtgtgTTAATTAATGAAAGTCAGATCTACGAATTGACCTGTTATCATTGCCGCGTAGGTCTACACTACTCTGTGGGATCCACACCTTTTTGACGGTTATGATGTATGATTTCCCGGAGTGGATGCAGCGTGGACCTTGGACTTTGAGTCTCACTTTACTACTACTACTTCTTGAGCAAGTCCAATTATATATAGCAGTAATGAAAGTGTGAGAATAAAATTGGAGTAGCTGGAGTAGCAAGTCCTATATGTCCTATCATTGGTAAAATAATCATATAGTAAAGTTAGCATTAGattaagttgttattttatctttattgcTATTTCCAAGGGTGTTTATTCTTTGTTTGATGTGGATTGTGAAAAGGACAAAAGCAACgtgatgagagagagagaagagggaatAATGGGGTGTCACGGGGAAACCCCAAATGCTACCAGCTGCAATTACAAGATTGACCTTGAGATCGGTGAAGAACATTAGTAGTATTTTGTTG harbors:
- the LOC107468309 gene encoding receptor-like protein 4, which produces MLRFILLWMLILCFAVTARAAQRGPYVMRINCGARQNVQTKPTTTLWYKDFGYTGGIPANATTTSYITPPLKTLRYFPLSEGPSNCYNFNRVPKGHYSVRIFFGLVAQPRATNEPLFDISIQGTQIYSLKSGWTQQDDQAFTEAQVFFMDRSALICFHSTGHGDPAIISIEILQIDDKAYDFGPQWSQGIILRTVKRLSCGFGQSKFGIDYGADPWGGDRFWQHIKTFGQDSDQPRSVETRIKQASHSPNFYPETLYRSALVSTSSQPDLTYALDVDPNKNYSVWLHFAEIDKSINAIGQRVFDIIINDVVTFENVDIVKMSGAQYTALVLNTTVSVNGRTLTITFSPKHGSVAIINAIEIFEVIAAESRTLSDEVKALQTLKKALGLPPRFGWNGDPCVPQQHPWIGADCQLNKSSSKWLIDGLDLDNQGLKGFLPDDISRLHNLQTLNLSGNSIRGAIPSALGKVTSLQVLDLSYNFFNGSIPESLGQLTLLQRLNLNGNFLSGKVPATLGGRLLHRASFNFTDNAGLCGIPGLRTCGPHLSAGAKVGIVFGASFGFLVLITCSVCWWKRRQNILRAQQIAARAAPYAKARTQFSRDIQMTRHNSYGNAHTAAENGPILLS